Sequence from the Nerophis ophidion isolate RoL-2023_Sa linkage group LG10, RoL_Noph_v1.0, whole genome shotgun sequence genome:
AAGAGCCCGCCACCACAGCTTTGTAGaggagaggtgtgtgtgtgtgtgagtgagtgtgcgtGAGGAGAATGAGTACAAAGTAGGAggggaaaaaggaaaaaaatatatggccATTACCTTTTCTTACAACTTCAGCGCCACCGGGGAGCTCTGCCTCCACATGGCTGGCACTTGACAAGCTCCTTTCATTGGTCATGTTAGGGGAGACGTGGCACAAGGCATCATCGTGTAGGTCGAATAAGATGAGCTGTCGCAGCGTCTCCACTGACGGGTAAATAAATAAGATTTTAACTATGTTgatgttgttttattttgttttgctccTCACCGTCCTGCAATGCGGCCTGCGCCACACCCACTGCAACTCTTTCACCCGGGGTCTGGTTGTTTGACTGCACAATCACAGTGGTTTCTGGAAGTAAAAAATCCAAGTGGAATGTATCTGTACTCTTTGGTATTAAAAAGCTTTCAGGTGTCTGTAGGCTGGCATGCACCTGTAAAGGCGGGGCCTCGTGCTGCTAAAGGGGACGTGCCGCAGAGAGCAGATGAACTGGGAAAAGGAAACGGTTGGTTTAGTGGCTGGTTGACTTGGAGGACAATGGCTGCTGAGCCGTGATTGGTTGGCTGGGAGCTCGAGGCAGAGGCAATAGCTTTTTCCAAAAAGTCCTTCCAGCTGAAAGACAAACATGCCACATGCCATTCGAAAACACAGATGTTGAATGAAGAAAATTTGCCAACGACAGCTCACATGTTCTTTTCCGACGCCGTCCCTGCCACTAGTTCGTAGATCTGCCTCTCAGTGGCGCATATGACGTAAAGCGCTTTGTTGTCTGCAAGGGGCAGAAAAAGGAAACGTGGGTAGGCTTCCTAAAGTTCTTTGTTTGCGCGTAGAAGTAACCTCACCTGTGGCAACTGAGCGCACCAGCAGTGAGTCCAACTTGACTACGGGGCTGAAGGAGGTCTTGCTGTCTCCGCCACCACCACCGAGCCAGCGGGATGGATGGCGCAGCTGCAGCCGCTCATCAGGGCCGCGCTGCAGTAACACCAAGCAGTCTGACAGCAGGAGGGCTTGGATGTCTTTTTGGGGGCGGGGTACACAAGGGGGTGTGTCAGTATGCTGactacagttttttttctttctccttgATTTCTTACTGACCTAACTGCTTGTCTTTGCCGAGTTTCCATATCAGCGGTCCCTCATGGATCATTTTTTTGGTGGTGAGGTCCAGATTCTGGGGACAAGACGAGCTGTGAAACGCGCTCACACAACATGCTAATGTTGAGATGCGGTCAAATGGCTACCTTGAATGGTGGCGTAGCGTCAAGTCTGCGTTGGTATTGGCTCAGACGCTGCCGGTGTTCCGTCTCCCTGATGACCTCGTTCACGGATTGCAAGATTCCTCGACAACATGCCTGTGCTCGTTGGAGGGCTGGAAGGTCAGCGCAGGCGGCTGAGGGATGAGCAGAGCACATGTTGTAAGGCCATGAGGTTGCCAGAGGTCATATGATGCAGTAGGGGGTGGCGCAAGGTCACTCACCCTCTGTGTGCTTGATGATGTTGTCAAGAAGAAGCGGGTACTTGGTCAGTCTCTGCATTTCTGACACCAGCAGGTCCCTGAGCTGCAAGCGGCGACAGTGACGACTCGCTTCACACTCCTAAGTGATTGAGTCACAGCAGCATGTAAGCAGCGGCAGCCATTTTGGTTCACGGATGTGAACTGCGACAAAAGTGTACCTGAACAATGTGAGCAAAGCGAGGGTCTTTGCGTTGCTTGTTCTTGATGAGCTCCAGTGCCTGAGACTGCTGCCTGCACAATTGTGACACCTGCTCTTGAAACTCTGCGCCAGGGGCGCCTTCAAACTGCACACCCAAACACGCATGTTTCAGCAGGAGCGCATGGACACATCATAGCCAAATCAAACAATGGCAACAGCTACGCAGCTCACCCTGGCCAACATGACTTCACCGATGTCTTGAACAATGAGAGATTCCCGCTGCTTCCTCAAGACCTCACACAGGCTGGCTGTGAGCAGAGGCAGTAAGGACAGTGAGATGCACTAAGGTGCATGAAGCCGTGTGACACAAGCAGGCGGATGTGTACTCACCATGCAGCTCGTAGACTTGTGGCAGGTTGGGAAAGATGCAAGCTAGCTCATCAGCATTGAGCACTGCTCTCATCTTCTGAAAGAAGACTTGGTCCAGCACTCTTAGTGTGCGCATGTGTGACGCCTCAGTGGTGAAGAGCTCTGAGGCGGAAAAAGAGTCAGCTGACTGGTAGAGGCGCACAAGCTCTAGAAATGTGTTTCAGGACATACCGTATATGACGGCCTGGCGTTCCACCTCTCTCGGGCTCAGCGCAGCAATGAGCTGTGCCGGCACAGTCTCCTGCCAGTTTTGACCTTCGCACACTTCCTCCTCGTCTGGCAGCAGGGCCAGAGGCGACTCCGTGCTCCTGTGCGTCGGCAGACATACAAATGTCATATATCTACAGAAGACACACACAACTCCTGAAGTATAACTGCAAAGTCACCTCCGAATGGAGCGTGGCGTGAACGGCGGAGTGGGGTTCTCTAGAGACCTGCGACAAAAAGAGACACGTTATGTGGACTTCAAACATTGACATAAAAAAAACCGCCTGCAAATAGCGCCTTACCGAGCGGAGCTGCCAGAAGCAGAGGACGAGGCGCTGTGATGCAGAGGCCTGAGGCCGGGGCCCTCCCGCTCCTCTCTGGGGTCTTCCATGTCCACGTCACTACGAGAGCGGGGAACAGACTCACTTCCTGAAGAGATGCCCCGCCTCCGACCTTCTCCCTGAGCCTTCAAAGATTCACTGCGCGCCAGACGCACAGGGACACTTGGACTGCAACCATAAAACACAACATGCTAACGTCACTTGCTCGCCACAAGACACTTTTCATTATGAGTGTCATGTGACTTACTTGTCCATGCCATCATATCCCTGGCTGCTGGATGAAGGCATTTGAGGGCTGCCACCATCTTCGACCCCGGTCTccgagtggttctcaaactgctGAATGATGTTCCTCACACTTCCAGGACGGActgagcacgcacacacacacgcgcacgcacacacacgcgcacacacacacacacacacacacacacacacacacacacacacacacacacacacacacacacacacacacacacacacacacacacacacacacacacacacacacacacacacacacacacacacacacgtccagcAGGATAAAAGTTTAACAGGGACTAAACTAAAAACTATAAACATGGAGGTTAAAAGCTGACAGACAGGAATTAGCCGAGCAAAAGAGGCCATGAGAGAAGAGTCAGGTACCTTCAGCAGGGGACAAGGGGACATGGAATGCTATGAAAGCAAACCAAAAGAATGCAATGAGACaaccaaaacaacaaaaatggaacaacaaAAAAACCTAATGCGCTCACTGGACTGAGACGTGCTCCGAGGTTTCCCTATGTACTTAAGGATGGGATTCCTCTTTTTGTCCTCGCCATCTTTTTCCTTCTTCGTACCGCTTAGCTGAAGAGACAGGGCAGACGCCACATGAGGCGCTGCCAACATGAACCCTCACAATGTGTACCTGTGCTCACCTTTTTTGTCTTGAGGAACGTCAGCCACTTTTCCTTCTCTGTGCTCAAACCAGGGAACACCTTGGAGTCTCGCAGCTTGACACCGGCTTGACGCAGGTACAGAAGCACGGCTGACGCCAACGGAGAGCTGGAAGTAGGAGAGGGAGAACATGAACATGGAGGCAAAGAGGAGAAgaccaaagtatttttttttttttcaccttctgTCCTCTTCATGCTTTGATCTGTGGCGGGAAAAAAAAGACTGAGTCATATGACAGGATTGGAAGGAGAACCGAGCATTCATGTGGTCCGGGCTGACCACCTGTGTCATGACGTTACTGAAGGACTAAGGTCACATCACTCACAGAATCTCCCAGAGGGCAGTGACCTGCCTGTCCACCGCCTGCCGCTCCTTCAGTGGGTCCCCGTCCAGGAGCAGTAGGTCGCCTTCGCCAAAGAGAGCACCCAAGCCCATCATCTGCTTGTTCCTGTCCAAAACGGCCAGCCAGGTTTATGTACGCAGTGTTTACCAATAAACCATTACCCTACCTTTATATCAGCGGGGTGCCCATGTATCATGTTTAAAGGAGCAATCACATtaattaaataataatgaaaCGACACACCTCTATTTTATGAAGATTATTTATGCGTTTTTATTGCATGCAACGTTTGTGAAATGCTACTGTGGAGGGGTTATGGCAATACAGTCAGCTATATTGTGCGCATGCATGCATTTATTATCATGCCAATCCTTTCTGCCTTAACCCACACATACAAACATGCGTGCACCTGAAATGTAGCGGTAAAGGAGCAATCAGATAGTTTGCTAAACTGAATGCATGCGTGTGTG
This genomic interval carries:
- the arhgef11 gene encoding rho guanine nucleotide exchange factor 11 isoform X6 — its product is MSLRQPTSTLDRLSSLTIGDSERKSSQITQQREPQTDVPNESGGGGLVQRCVVVQKDQLGFGFTVCGERVKLVQNVRAGGAAVKAGVQEGDRIIKVNGSLVSSMTHQEVVKLIKSGTYVALTLQGPPPSAAALPLEPLPTDLAPNQRMLPSREGPTSHPSQKITGPKPLQDPEVQKHASQILRKMLEQEELELQVLMQEQLRNPSPFLEERIESAKRRAKQVRVKLQQDMEGLRSESVCNYVTAGEAGRLSRDPSEGDGVGGSSSLLPASPVCDGTPPTQALDSPHSSPSFSFRSLLPRQHSSDIHLPSDSSGKAQIIGPEEEDEEDDGYAFNEMDGPFQDIELLKSRPAHMTVFMRYVFTQLLDPNPLLFYLSVEAYLSSTPKDARSLAPQICSHFLDPDAPLKIKVSEDYLADIESRLHAQEDIRGPLSELQQQVLPDIQDQIVDYRNKQMMGLGALFGEGDLLLLDGDPLKERQAVDRQVTALWEILSKHEEDRSSPLASAVLLYLRQAGVKLRDSKVFPGLSTEKEKWLTFLKTKKLSGTKKEKDGEDKKRNPILKYIGKPRSTSQSTFHVPLSPAEVRPGSVRNIIQQFENHSETGVEDGGSPQMPSSSSQGYDGMDNPSVPVRLARSESLKAQGEGRRRGISSGSESVPRSRSDVDMEDPREEREGPGLRPLHHSASSSASGSSARSLENPTPPFTPRSIRRSTESPLALLPDEEEVCEGQNWQETVPAQLIAALSPREVERQAVIYELFTTEASHMRTLRVLDQVFFQKMRAVLNADELACIFPNLPQVYELHASLCEVLRKQRESLIVQDIGEVMLARFEGAPGAEFQEQVSQLCRQQSQALELIKNKQRKDPRFAHIVQECEASRHCRRLQLRDLLVSEMQRLTKYPLLLDNIIKHTEAACADLPALQRAQACCRGILQSVNEVIRETEHRQRLSQYQRRLDATPPFKNLDLTTKKMIHEGPLIWKLGKDKQLDIQALLLSDCLVLLQRGPDERLQLRHPSRWLGGGGGDSKTSFSPVVKLDSLLVRSVATDNKALYVICATERQIYELVAGTASEKNIWKDFLEKAIASASSSQPTNHGSAAIVLQVNQPLNQPFPFPSSSALCGTSPLAARGPAFTETTVIVQSNNQTPGERVAVGVAQAALQDVETLRQLILFDLHDDALCHVSPNMTNERSLSSASHVEAELPGGAEVVRKAVVAGSSSVSVRDGITDDVTMIAEQLSAPSRSPVHGNMFYLVLPTQQGESTTDDLESSQPRETLPQCRVIKNVDEIFGTMENLMSKLRELKDIEKEHHKLLASLREPAVNLDEVVEEEACHSATVFRTPSLERGSADGNEGSPAQPKILSTGF
- the arhgef11 gene encoding rho guanine nucleotide exchange factor 11 isoform X5 yields the protein MSLRQPTSTLDSPFAAWLSSLTIGDSERKSSQITQQREPQTDVPNESGGGGLVQRCVVVQKDQLGFGFTVCGERVKLVQNVRAGGAAVKAGVQEGDRIIKVNGSLVSSMTHQEVVKLIKSGTYVALTLQGPPPSAAALPLEPLPTDLAPNQRMLPSREGPTSHPSQKITGPKPLQDPEVQKHASQILRKMLEQEELELQVLMQEQLRNPSPFLEERIESAKRRAKQVRVKLQQDMEGLRSESVCNYVTAGEGRLSRDPSEGDGVGGSSSLLPASPVCDGTPPTQALDSPHSSPSFSFRSLLPRQHSSDIHLPSDSSGKAQIIGPEEEDEEDDGYAFNEMDGPFQDIELLKSRPAHMTVFMRYVFTQLLDPNPLLFYLSVEAYLSSTPKDARSLAPQICSHFLDPDAPLKIKVSEDYLADIESRLHAQEDIRGPLSELQQQVLPDIQDQIVDYRNKQMMGLGALFGEGDLLLLDGDPLKERQAVDRQVTALWEILSKHEEDRSSPLASAVLLYLRQAGVKLRDSKVFPGLSTEKEKWLTFLKTKKLSGTKKEKDGEDKKRNPILKYIGKPRSTSQSTFHVPLSPAEVRPGSVRNIIQQFENHSETGVEDGGSPQMPSSSSQGYDGMDNPSVPVRLARSESLKAQGEGRRRGISSGSESVPRSRSDVDMEDPREEREGPGLRPLHHSASSSASGSSARSLENPTPPFTPRSIRRSTESPLALLPDEEEVCEGQNWQETVPAQLIAALSPREVERQAVIYELFTTEASHMRTLRVLDQVFFQKMRAVLNADELACIFPNLPQVYELHASLCEVLRKQRESLIVQDIGEVMLARFEGAPGAEFQEQVSQLCRQQSQALELIKNKQRKDPRFAHIVQECEASRHCRRLQLRDLLVSEMQRLTKYPLLLDNIIKHTEAACADLPALQRAQACCRGILQSVNEVIRETEHRQRLSQYQRRLDATPPFKNLDLTTKKMIHEGPLIWKLGKDKQLDIQALLLSDCLVLLQRGPDERLQLRHPSRWLGGGGGDSKTSFSPVVKLDSLLVRSVATDNKALYVICATERQIYELVAGTASEKNIWKDFLEKAIASASSSQPTNHGSAAIVLQVNQPLNQPFPFPSSSALCGTSPLAARGPAFTETTVIVQSNNQTPGERVAVGVAQAALQDVETLRQLILFDLHDDALCHVSPNMTNERSLSSASHVEAELPGGAEVVRKAVVAGSSSVSVRDGITDDVTMIAEQLSAPSRSPVHGNMFYLVLPTQQGESTTDDLESSQPRETLPQCRVIKNVDEIFGTMENLMSKLRELKDIEKEHHKLLASLREPAVNLDEVVEEEACHSATVFRTPSLERGSADGNEGSPAQPKILSTGF
- the arhgef11 gene encoding rho guanine nucleotide exchange factor 11 isoform X9, coding for MSLRQPTSTLDRLSSLTIGDSERKSSQITQQREPQTDVPNESGGGGLVQRCVVVQKDQLGFGFTVCGERVKLVQNVRAGGAAVKAGVQEGDRIIKVNGSLVSSMTHQEVVKLIKSGTYVALTLQGPPPSAAALPLEPLPTDLAPNQRMLPSREGPTSHPSQKITGPKPLQDPEVQKHASQILRKMLEQEELELQVLMQEQLRNPSPFLEERIESAKRRAKQVRVKLQQDMEGLRSESVCNYVTAGEAGRLSRDPSEGDGVGGSSSLLPASPVCDGTPPTQALDSPHSSPSFSFRSLLPRQHSSDIHLPSDSSGKAQIIGPEEEDEEDDGYAFNEMDGPFQDIELLKSRPAHMTVFMRYVFTQLLDPNPLLFYLSVEAYLSSTPKDARSLAPQICSHFLDPDAPLKIKVSEDYLADIESRLHAQEDIRGPLSELQQQVLPDIQDQIVDYRNKQMMGLGALFGEGDLLLLDGDPLKERQAVDRQVTALWEILSKHEEDRSSPLASAVLLYLRQAGVKLRDSKVFPGLSTEKEKWLTFLKTKKLSGTKKEKDGEDKKRNPILKYIGKPRSTSQSIRPGSVRNIIQQFENHSETGVEDGGSPQMPSSSSQGYDGMDNPSVPVRLARSESLKAQGEGRRRGISSGSESVPRSRSDVDMEDPREEREGPGLRPLHHSASSSASGSSARSLENPTPPFTPRSIRRSTESPLALLPDEEEVCEGQNWQETVPAQLIAALSPREVERQAVIYELFTTEASHMRTLRVLDQVFFQKMRAVLNADELACIFPNLPQVYELHASLCEVLRKQRESLIVQDIGEVMLARFEGAPGAEFQEQVSQLCRQQSQALELIKNKQRKDPRFAHIVQECEASRHCRRLQLRDLLVSEMQRLTKYPLLLDNIIKHTEAACADLPALQRAQACCRGILQSVNEVIRETEHRQRLSQYQRRLDATPPFKNLDLTTKKMIHEGPLIWKLGKDKQLDIQALLLSDCLVLLQRGPDERLQLRHPSRWLGGGGGDSKTSFSPVVKLDSLLVRSVATDNKALYVICATERQIYELVAGTASEKNIWKDFLEKAIASASSSQPTNHGSAAIVLQVNQPLNQPFPFPSSSALCGTSPLAARGPAFTETTVIVQSNNQTPGERVAVGVAQAALQDVETLRQLILFDLHDDALCHVSPNMTNERSLSSASHVEAELPGGAEVVRKAVVAGSSSVSVRDGITDDVTMIAEQLSAPSRSPVHGNMFYLVLPTQQGESTTDDLESSQPRETLPQCRVIKNVDEIFGTMENLMSKLRELKDIEKEHHKLLASLREPAVNLDEVVEEEACHSATVFRTPSLERGSADGNEGSPAQPKILSTGF
- the arhgef11 gene encoding rho guanine nucleotide exchange factor 11 isoform X4 — its product is MSLRQPTSTLDSPFAAWLSSLTIGDSERKSSQITQQREPQTDVPNESGGGGLVQRCVVVQKDQLGFGFTVCGERVKLVQNVRAGGAAVKAGVQEGDRIIKVNGSLVSSMTHQEVVKLIKSGTYVALTLQGPPPSAAALPLEPLPTDLAPNQRMLPSREGPTSHPSQKITGPKPLQDPEVQKHASQILRKMLEQEELELQVLMQEQLRNPSPFLEERIESAKRRAKQVRVKLQQDMEGLRSESVCNYVTAGEAGRLSRDPSEGDGVGGSSSLLPASPVCDGTPPTQALDSPHSSPSFSFRSLLPRQHSSDIHLPSDSSGKAQIIGPEEEDEEDDGYAFNEMDGPFQDIELLKSRPAHMTVFMRYVFTQLLDPNPLLFYLSVEAYLSSTPKDARSLAPQICSHFLDPDAPLKIKVSEDYLADIESRLHAQEDIRGPLSELQQQVLPDIQDQIVDYRNKQMMGLGALFGEGDLLLLDGDPLKERQAVDRQVTALWEILSKHEEDRSSPLASAVLLYLRQAGVKLRDSKVFPGLSTEKEKWLTFLKTKKLSGTKKEKDGEDKKRNPILKYIGKPRSTSQSTFHVPLSPAEVRPGSVRNIIQQFENHSETGVEDGGSPQMPSSSSQGYDGMDNPSVPVRLARSESLKAQGEGRRRGISSGSESVPRSRSDVDMEDPREEREGPGLRPLHHSASSSASGSSARSLENPTPPFTPRSIRRSTESPLALLPDEEEVCEGQNWQETVPAQLIAALSPREVERQAVIYELFTTEASHMRTLRVLDQVFFQKMRAVLNADELACIFPNLPQVYELHASLCEVLRKQRESLIVQDIGEVMLARFEGAPGAEFQEQVSQLCRQQSQALELIKNKQRKDPRFAHIVQECEASRHCRRLQLRDLLVSEMQRLTKYPLLLDNIIKHTEAACADLPALQRAQACCRGILQSVNEVIRETEHRQRLSQYQRRLDATPPFKNLDLTTKKMIHEGPLIWKLGKDKQLDIQALLLSDCLVLLQRGPDERLQLRHPSRWLGGGGGDSKTSFSPVVKLDSLLVRSVATDNKALYVICATERQIYELVAGTASEKNIWKDFLEKAIASASSSQPTNHGSAAIVLQVNQPLNQPFPFPSSSALCGTSPLAARGPAFTETTVIVQSNNQTPGERVAVGVAQAALQDVETLRQLILFDLHDDALCHVSPNMTNERSLSSASHVEAELPGGAEVVRKAVVAGSSSVSVRDGITDDVTMIAEQLSAPSRSPVHGNMFYLVLPTQQGESTTDDLESSQPRETLPQCRVIKNVDEIFGTMENLMSKLRELKDIEKEHHKLLASLREPAVNLDEVVEEEACHSATVFRTPSLERGSADGNEGSPAQPKILSTGF
- the arhgef11 gene encoding rho guanine nucleotide exchange factor 11 isoform X2, yielding MSLRQPTSTLDSPFAAWSRPPLPLVCPNRLSSLTIGDSERKSSQITQQREPQTDVPNESGGGGLVQRCVVVQKDQLGFGFTVCGERVKLVQNVRAGGAAVKAGVQEGDRIIKVNGSLVSSMTHQEVVKLIKSGTYVALTLQGPPPSAAALPLEPLPTDLAPNQRMLPSREGPTSHPSQKITGPKPLQDPEVQKHASQILRKMLEQEELELQVLMQEQLRNPSPFLEERIESAKRRAKQVRVKLQQDMEGLRSESVCNYVTAGEGRLSRDPSEGDGVGGSSSLLPASPVCDGTPPTQALDSPHSSPSFSFRSLLPRQHSSDIHLPSDSSGKAQIIGPEEEDEEDDGYAFNEMDGPFQDIELLKSRPAHMTVFMRYVFTQLLDPNPLLFYLSVEAYLSSTPKDARSLAPQICSHFLDPDAPLKIKVSEDYLADIESRLHAQEDIRGPLSELQQQVLPDIQDQIVDYRNKQMMGLGALFGEGDLLLLDGDPLKERQAVDRQVTALWEILSKHEEDRSSPLASAVLLYLRQAGVKLRDSKVFPGLSTEKEKWLTFLKTKKLSGTKKEKDGEDKKRNPILKYIGKPRSTSQSTFHVPLSPAEVRPGSVRNIIQQFENHSETGVEDGGSPQMPSSSSQGYDGMDNPSVPVRLARSESLKAQGEGRRRGISSGSESVPRSRSDVDMEDPREEREGPGLRPLHHSASSSASGSSARSLENPTPPFTPRSIRRSTESPLALLPDEEEVCEGQNWQETVPAQLIAALSPREVERQAVIYELFTTEASHMRTLRVLDQVFFQKMRAVLNADELACIFPNLPQVYELHASLCEVLRKQRESLIVQDIGEVMLARFEGAPGAEFQEQVSQLCRQQSQALELIKNKQRKDPRFAHIVQECEASRHCRRLQLRDLLVSEMQRLTKYPLLLDNIIKHTEAACADLPALQRAQACCRGILQSVNEVIRETEHRQRLSQYQRRLDATPPFKNLDLTTKKMIHEGPLIWKLGKDKQLDIQALLLSDCLVLLQRGPDERLQLRHPSRWLGGGGGDSKTSFSPVVKLDSLLVRSVATDNKALYVICATERQIYELVAGTASEKNIWKDFLEKAIASASSSQPTNHGSAAIVLQVNQPLNQPFPFPSSSALCGTSPLAARGPAFTETTVIVQSNNQTPGERVAVGVAQAALQDVETLRQLILFDLHDDALCHVSPNMTNERSLSSASHVEAELPGGAEVVRKAVVAGSSSVSVRDGITDDVTMIAEQLSAPSRSPVHGNMFYLVLPTQQGESTTDDLESSQPRETLPQCRVIKNVDEIFGTMENLMSKLRELKDIEKEHHKLLASLREPAVNLDEVVEEEACHSATVFRTPSLERGSADGNEGSPAQPKILSTGF
- the arhgef11 gene encoding rho guanine nucleotide exchange factor 11 isoform X1 gives rise to the protein MSLRQPTSTLDSPFAAWSRPPLPLVCPNRLSSLTIGDSERKSSQITQQREPQTDVPNESGGGGLVQRCVVVQKDQLGFGFTVCGERVKLVQNVRAGGAAVKAGVQEGDRIIKVNGSLVSSMTHQEVVKLIKSGTYVALTLQGPPPSAAALPLEPLPTDLAPNQRMLPSREGPTSHPSQKITGPKPLQDPEVQKHASQILRKMLEQEELELQVLMQEQLRNPSPFLEERIESAKRRAKQVRVKLQQDMEGLRSESVCNYVTAGEAGRLSRDPSEGDGVGGSSSLLPASPVCDGTPPTQALDSPHSSPSFSFRSLLPRQHSSDIHLPSDSSGKAQIIGPEEEDEEDDGYAFNEMDGPFQDIELLKSRPAHMTVFMRYVFTQLLDPNPLLFYLSVEAYLSSTPKDARSLAPQICSHFLDPDAPLKIKVSEDYLADIESRLHAQEDIRGPLSELQQQVLPDIQDQIVDYRNKQMMGLGALFGEGDLLLLDGDPLKERQAVDRQVTALWEILSKHEEDRSSPLASAVLLYLRQAGVKLRDSKVFPGLSTEKEKWLTFLKTKKLSGTKKEKDGEDKKRNPILKYIGKPRSTSQSTFHVPLSPAEVRPGSVRNIIQQFENHSETGVEDGGSPQMPSSSSQGYDGMDNPSVPVRLARSESLKAQGEGRRRGISSGSESVPRSRSDVDMEDPREEREGPGLRPLHHSASSSASGSSARSLENPTPPFTPRSIRRSTESPLALLPDEEEVCEGQNWQETVPAQLIAALSPREVERQAVIYELFTTEASHMRTLRVLDQVFFQKMRAVLNADELACIFPNLPQVYELHASLCEVLRKQRESLIVQDIGEVMLARFEGAPGAEFQEQVSQLCRQQSQALELIKNKQRKDPRFAHIVQECEASRHCRRLQLRDLLVSEMQRLTKYPLLLDNIIKHTEAACADLPALQRAQACCRGILQSVNEVIRETEHRQRLSQYQRRLDATPPFKNLDLTTKKMIHEGPLIWKLGKDKQLDIQALLLSDCLVLLQRGPDERLQLRHPSRWLGGGGGDSKTSFSPVVKLDSLLVRSVATDNKALYVICATERQIYELVAGTASEKNIWKDFLEKAIASASSSQPTNHGSAAIVLQVNQPLNQPFPFPSSSALCGTSPLAARGPAFTETTVIVQSNNQTPGERVAVGVAQAALQDVETLRQLILFDLHDDALCHVSPNMTNERSLSSASHVEAELPGGAEVVRKAVVAGSSSVSVRDGITDDVTMIAEQLSAPSRSPVHGNMFYLVLPTQQGESTTDDLESSQPRETLPQCRVIKNVDEIFGTMENLMSKLRELKDIEKEHHKLLASLREPAVNLDEVVEEEACHSATVFRTPSLERGSADGNEGSPAQPKILSTGF
- the arhgef11 gene encoding rho guanine nucleotide exchange factor 11 isoform X7 gives rise to the protein MSLRQPTSTLDRLSSLTIGDSERKSSQITQQREPQTDVPNESGGGGLVQRCVVVQKDQLGFGFTVCGERVKLVQNVRAGGAAVKAGVQEGDRIIKVNGSLVSSMTHQEVVKLIKSGTYVALTLQGPPPSAAALPLEPLPTDLAPNQRMLPSREGPTSHPSQKITGPKPLQDPEVQKHASQILRKMLEQEELELQVLMQEQLRNPSPFLEERIESAKRRAKQVRVKLQQDMEGLRSESVCNYVTAGEGRLSRDPSEGDGVGGSSSLLPASPVCDGTPPTQALDSPHSSPSFSFRSLLPRQHSSDIHLPSDSSGKAQIIGPEEEDEEDDGYAFNEMDGPFQDIELLKSRPAHMTVFMRYVFTQLLDPNPLLFYLSVEAYLSSTPKDARSLAPQICSHFLDPDAPLKIKVSEDYLADIESRLHAQEDIRGPLSELQQQVLPDIQDQIVDYRNKQMMGLGALFGEGDLLLLDGDPLKERQAVDRQVTALWEILSKHEEDRSSPLASAVLLYLRQAGVKLRDSKVFPGLSTEKEKWLTFLKTKKLSGTKKEKDGEDKKRNPILKYIGKPRSTSQSTFHVPLSPAEVRPGSVRNIIQQFENHSETGVEDGGSPQMPSSSSQGYDGMDNPSVPVRLARSESLKAQGEGRRRGISSGSESVPRSRSDVDMEDPREEREGPGLRPLHHSASSSASGSSARSLENPTPPFTPRSIRRSTESPLALLPDEEEVCEGQNWQETVPAQLIAALSPREVERQAVIYELFTTEASHMRTLRVLDQVFFQKMRAVLNADELACIFPNLPQVYELHASLCEVLRKQRESLIVQDIGEVMLARFEGAPGAEFQEQVSQLCRQQSQALELIKNKQRKDPRFAHIVQECEASRHCRRLQLRDLLVSEMQRLTKYPLLLDNIIKHTEAACADLPALQRAQACCRGILQSVNEVIRETEHRQRLSQYQRRLDATPPFKNLDLTTKKMIHEGPLIWKLGKDKQLDIQALLLSDCLVLLQRGPDERLQLRHPSRWLGGGGGDSKTSFSPVVKLDSLLVRSVATDNKALYVICATERQIYELVAGTASEKNIWKDFLEKAIASASSSQPTNHGSAAIVLQVNQPLNQPFPFPSSSALCGTSPLAARGPAFTETTVIVQSNNQTPGERVAVGVAQAALQDVETLRQLILFDLHDDALCHVSPNMTNERSLSSASHVEAELPGGAEVVRKAVVAGSSSVSVRDGITDDVTMIAEQLSAPSRSPVHGNMFYLVLPTQQGESTTDDLESSQPRETLPQCRVIKNVDEIFGTMENLMSKLRELKDIEKEHHKLLASLREPAVNLDEVVEEEACHSATVFRTPSLERGSADGNEGSPAQPKILSTGF